The Malus domestica chromosome 10, GDT2T_hap1 genome contains a region encoding:
- the LOC114827599 gene encoding probable zinc metallopeptidase EGY3, chloroplastic yields the protein MASLSIASHYSISSWPPKNSNTSTTLSSFNKTPFRKNTQNLTFSKKRHHFLTFSMKNDQENEPTSSSSPSSAVAVSEKPSDGSETQESELPAEGADSESDEEKEKQLETDWKTDEEFKKFMGNPSIEAAIKLEKKRADRKLKDLDRESSGNPFAGILNKVLRDSLTREKERLEKAEETFKAIDLNKLRSCFGFDTFFPTDVRRFGDGGIFVGNLRRPIEEVMPKLEQKLSEAAGREVVLWFMEEKTNDIRKQVCMVQPKLEIDLQFESTKLSTPLGYVSAVALCVATFGTVALISGFFLKPDATWDDYLANVVPLFGGFLSILGVSEIATRVTAARHGVKLSPSFLVPSNWTGCLGVMNNYESLLPNKKALFDIPVARTASAYLTSLVLAIAAFVADGSFNGGDNALYIRPQFFFNNPLLSFVQFVIGPYADDLGNVLPYAVEGVGVPVDPLAFAGLLGMVVTSLNLLPCGRLEGGRIAQAMFGRGTAALLSFATSLLLGIGGLSGSVLCLAWGLFATFFRGGEEMPAKDEITPMGDDRFAWGCVLGLICFLTLFPNIGGTFSSSFLSAPFFRGDM from the exons ATGGCGTCTCTCTCCATCGCTTCACATTACTCCATTTCCTCATGGCCTCCCAAGAATAGCAACACCAGTACCACCCTCTCATCTTTCAACAAAACCCCATTTCgtaaaaacacccaaaatctcaCCTTTTCGAAAAAACGCCATCATTTTCTCACGTTTTCCATGAAAAATGACCAGGAAAACGAACCCACTTCTTCTTCGTCGCCGTCGTCGGCTGTTGCAGTTTCCGAGAAGCCGAGCGACGGCAGTGAGACCCAGGAGAGTGAATTGCCAGCAGAAGGAGCTGACTCTGAGTCTGATGAGGAGAAAGAGAAGCAGCTGGAGACGGATTGGAAGACGGACGAGGAGTTCAAGAAGTTCATGGGAAATCCTTCGATTGAAGCTGCAATAAAGTTGGAGAAGAAAAGGGCAGATAGGAAACTCAAGGATCTTGATAGGGAAAGTAGTGGGAACCCATTTGCAGGGATCCTGAACAAAGTTTTGCGTGACAGTTTGACCAGAGAGAAGGAGAGGCTGGAGAAAGCTGAAGAGACGTTCAAGGCAATTGATCTTAACAAG TTAAGgagttgttttgggtttgatacATTTTTTCCAACTGATGTTCGGAGATTTGGAGATGGAGGcatttttgttggaaatttgaggaGACCAATTGAAGAGGTCATGCCCAAATTAGAGCAAAAGCTATCTGAAGCGGCAGGAAGAGAAGTTGTGTTATGGTTCATGGAAGAAAAAACTAATGACATCAGAAAACAG GTCTGTATGGTGCAACCCAAATTGGAAATTGATCTGCAGTTTGAGTCAACCAAGCTGAGCACTCCTTTGGGTTATGTGAGTGCAGTAGCCTTATGTGTCGCCACGTTTGGGACCGTAGCTCTAATAAGTGGCTTCTTCCTGAAACCTGATGCTACATGGGATGACTACCTTGCCAATGTTGTGCCCCTCTTTGGTGGCTTCCTATCTATTTTGGGAGTTTCTGAG ATAGCGACTAGAGTGACAGCTGCTCGTCACGGTGTAAAACTCAGTCCATCTTTTCTTGTGCCATCCAATTGGACAGGCTGTTTAGGAGTGATGAATAACTATGAATCACTGCTTCCAAACAAGAAAGCGCTTTTTGACATTCCAGTGGCACGCACGGCTAGTGCATATCTCACATCACTGGTGCTTGCAATTGCTGCTTTTGTGGCTGATGGAAGCTTTAATGGGGGTGACAATGCATT gTATATAAGGCCGCAATTCTTCTTTAATAATCCCTTGCTTTCTTTTGTCCAATTTGTTATTGGTCCTTACGCGGATGACCTTGGAAATGTGCTGCCCTATGCAGTGGAAGGTGTTGGAGTTCCTGTTGATCCCCTTGCCTTTGCTGGACTTCTAG GGATGGTGGTGACTTCTCTGAACTTGTTGCCATGTGGGAGACTCGAAGGAGGCCGGATTGCACAAGCTATGTTTGGGAGAGGTACGGCTGCTCTGCTATCGTTTGCCACATCGCTTTTACTTGGGATTGGTGGCCTAAGTGGAAGTGTCCTTTGCCTGGCATGGGGATTATTTGCCACCTTCTTCCGGGGTGGAGAAGAAATGCCTGCGAAAGATGAAATCACCCCCATGGGAGACGATAGGTTTGCTTGGGGTTGTGTCCTCGGCCTTATCTGCTTCCTCACGCTTTTCCCTAACATCGGAGGGACGTTCTCCAGCTCATTTTTAAGTGCACCATTTTTCAGGGGTGATATGTAA
- the LOC139188598 gene encoding uncharacterized protein, translating to MSQAPIFCVEIFEVWGIDFIGHFPSSHGFVYILLAVDYVSKWVEAKATRTNDSKMVVDFVKTNIFARFGMPRVLISDGGSHFCNRTIEALLKKYNVTHKVATPYHPQTTYKTPIGMSPFRLIYGKPCHFPIELEHKAHWAVKTFNMDLDAAGINRKLQLNELEEIRNKAYENALIYKEKSKAFHEKMIRTKTFVIGKKVLLFNSRL from the exons ATGTCGCAGGCCCCTATCTTTTGTGTCGAAATTTTTGAGGtttggggcattgatttcataggtcattttccttcatctcatggttttgtttatattttacttgcggttgattatgtttcgaaatgggtggaagcaaaagccacccgtactaatgattccAAAATGGTTgtagattttgtgaaaactaacatatttgctagatttggaatgccaagagttcttataagtgatgggggttcccatttttgcaatcgaaccattgagGCACTGCTCAAGAAGTATAAcgtcacgcataaggtggcaacaccttatcatcctcaaacaa CCTACAAAACCCCAATTGGGATGTCTccttttcggctcatctatgggaaaccatgccatTTTCCgattgaattggagcacaaagcacattgggccgtcaaaacgtTCAATATGGACCTTGATGCGGCTGGAATTAATAGgaagcttcaattgaatgaacttgaagagattCGGAACAAGGCGTACGAGAACGCTcttatttacaaagagaagtcgAAGGCATTCCATGAAAAGATGATTCGTACCAAGACGTTTGTCATAGGGAAGAAAGTGTTACTCTTCAATTCCCGCCTTTGA